A region of Borrelia hermsii DAH DNA encodes the following proteins:
- a CDS encoding anti-CBASS protein Acb1 family protein — MSLNFKINSRDLYKYSIFFRNYISNVAEDCLKNGITLNSVTTALNVNDALETLKIELKATLLQCLISYRFNGVGYILVKTADQLQDLHLEVNKELPIGFMYLDYSNVRDEGPDATYITYTLKVNTDGKISYKEIQIHKSRVIIHSNYDYVLKAYSPCYTQSFLLNIYLFEQIYKEIEKRIESHNFLFYRDESLVSLQDALSNATTSLELLTKGVNDRASIFPNIFKRNDLNENHISTFKSVNRDLERELSRLKSNLNNEGIFYSGTPDASLEVIKYDLTYLKEALALVKAKIGADTKEPLTRSFNEQVKGLGSDGKGDRSNYYDFLKGVQEELEINCNSKLGKHYYLDMRFNSLHVLTEEEKYERDLRLIELTLKYKELESSNTLSQRELDALRAKLFFYEG, encoded by the coding sequence ATGAGCTTAAATTTTAAGATTAATTCAAGAGATTTATATAAATATTCAATATTTTTTAGAAACTACATTTCAAATGTAGCAGAAGATTGCCTTAAGAATGGAATCACTTTAAATAGTGTAACTACTGCTTTGAATGTTAATGATGCTTTAGAAACGTTAAAAATAGAGCTAAAAGCAACATTATTGCAGTGTCTTATTAGTTATCGTTTTAATGGTGTTGGATACATTTTAGTTAAAACAGCAGATCAGCTACAAGATTTACACTTGGAAGTAAATAAAGAATTGCCTATTGGGTTTATGTATCTTGATTATAGTAATGTTCGTGATGAGGGGCCTGATGCTACTTATATAACATATACTTTAAAAGTAAATACAGATGGGAAGATATCTTATAAGGAAATACAGATTCATAAGAGCAGGGTAATCATACACTCCAATTATGATTATGTGCTTAAAGCATACAGCCCATGTTATACGCAAAGCTTTTTGCTTAATATATATCTTTTTGAACAAATATATAAAGAAATAGAAAAGCGAATAGAGAGTCATAACTTTTTATTTTACAGGGATGAATCATTAGTATCATTACAAGATGCCTTAAGTAATGCTACAACCTCATTAGAACTTTTAACTAAGGGTGTTAATGATAGGGCGAGCATATTTCCTAATATCTTTAAAAGAAATGATTTAAATGAGAATCATATAAGCACGTTTAAGAGTGTAAATAGAGATTTAGAAAGAGAGCTTTCTAGACTTAAATCCAACTTAAATAATGAAGGAATATTTTACAGTGGCACACCAGATGCCTCACTGGAGGTTATTAAGTATGACTTAACCTATTTAAAGGAAGCATTAGCATTAGTAAAAGCAAAGATAGGTGCTGACACAAAAGAACCACTAACAAGGAGCTTTAATGAACAAGTTAAGGGACTGGGAAGTGATGGTAAGGGGGACAGATCGAATTACTATGACTTTCTAAAAGGTGTTCAAGAAGAGCTAGAAATTAATTGTAATAGTAAACTGGGTAAGCATTACTACTTAGACATGAGATTTAATTCATTGCATGTGCTAACTGAAGAAGAAAAGTATGAGAGAGATTTGCGACTTATAGAATTAACCCTT
- the bdr gene encoding Bdr family repetitive protein: MGLAQPVITQQMVIAELTKAGINREIAIDLSYRYYRNELTHKDIEFLKENFDIKLEKVESSLQAEIKAVKTELDNKIDTKFTELDNKIDTKFTELDNKIDTKFTELDNKIDTKFNELDNKINNVENNLNVKIDTVRNELKSDIASVSNEISLVRKDMEFNRMEFKSTLRLHNWMFGTLITLNIGIFLALISLLVK; this comes from the coding sequence ATGGGACTTGCACAACCAGTAATTACACAACAAATGGTTATAGCAGAACTTACCAAAGCTGGGATAAATAGAGAGATTGCTATTGATCTGTCTTACAGATATTATCGTAATGAGCTTACTCATAAAGATATTGAGTTTTTAAAAGAAAACTTTGATATAAAACTTGAAAAGGTAGAGTCAAGCTTGCAAGCTGAGATTAAAGCAGTCAAAACTGAGCTTGATAACAAGATTGATACTAAATTTACTGAACTAGATAACAAGATTGATACTAAATTTACTGAACTAGATAACAAGATTGATACTAAATTTACTGAACTAGATAACAAGATTGATACTAAATTCAATGAACTTGATAATAAAATCAATAATGTTGAGAATAATCTAAATGTAAAGATTGATACTGTTAGAAATGAATTAAAATCTGACATTGCATCTGTGAGCAATGAAATTTCTCTTGTTAGAAAAGATATGGAATTTAACAGAATGGAATTTAAGAGTACATTAAGACTACATAATTGGATGTTTGGGACTCTTATCACCCTTAATATAGGAATATTTTTAGCATTAATATCACTATTAGTAAAGTAA